One segment of Geomonas ferrireducens DNA contains the following:
- a CDS encoding class I SAM-dependent methyltransferase, giving the protein MLKSSSASYIRSYDRAIRLIQRHLGDRISIPFRLQLQGCSYQFGDAPPLISFTINDRNGLAALCSFDELKFCEAYMSGSIDIEGDMLQLPGFRSILTDRHVLDYLLSRMLPLFIGQTHTNQKAIARHYERDEDFFLTFMDATRCYSQAVFERDDEKLETAQLRKLEFALSSCLVKPGDRVLDVGGGWGTFTEYAGKRGIRVTSLTISGQSEQYIKDVILKFQLPCKVIYQDFFDHAATEPYDAIVILGVMEHLSDYHAVMRQFRKLLKPGGRVYLDASAYREKYSKPTFISRHVFPGNHSYFCLREFIKEVDKTEFEVMSVHNDRHSYYLTCKAWAENLDAAKDVIVERWGERLYRTFRLYLWGSAHSFLNHGLEAYRVVLERPAEANLRRQ; this is encoded by the coding sequence ATGCTCAAATCTTCCTCAGCTTCATACATACGGAGCTATGACAGGGCAATCAGACTGATTCAGAGGCATCTGGGCGACAGAATCAGTATACCATTCCGCCTCCAACTGCAGGGTTGTTCTTACCAATTCGGCGACGCCCCCCCGTTAATCTCATTCACGATCAACGACCGCAACGGGTTGGCTGCGCTTTGCAGTTTCGATGAGCTTAAGTTCTGTGAAGCATACATGTCCGGCAGCATCGATATCGAAGGGGACATGCTGCAGCTCCCGGGTTTCAGAAGCATCTTGACCGACAGGCATGTACTCGACTATCTGTTGAGCAGGATGCTTCCATTGTTCATCGGCCAGACGCACACAAACCAAAAGGCCATTGCACGCCACTACGAGCGCGATGAGGACTTTTTCCTTACCTTCATGGACGCAACCCGCTGCTATTCGCAGGCGGTGTTCGAGCGGGATGACGAAAAACTGGAGACCGCCCAGTTACGAAAACTCGAATTTGCCCTTTCCTCCTGTCTTGTGAAGCCGGGGGATCGGGTCCTCGATGTAGGTGGAGGATGGGGAACCTTTACGGAATATGCCGGCAAACGCGGAATCCGCGTCACCTCGCTGACAATTTCCGGACAGTCCGAGCAGTATATCAAGGATGTAATCCTGAAGTTCCAACTCCCCTGCAAGGTGATTTATCAGGATTTTTTCGACCACGCAGCAACCGAGCCCTACGATGCCATCGTCATTCTGGGTGTAATGGAACACCTCTCGGATTACCATGCCGTTATGCGGCAGTTCCGGAAGTTGCTGAAGCCTGGTGGAAGGGTGTATCTGGATGCCAGCGCCTATAGGGAAAAGTATTCAAAGCCTACTTTCATCTCACGGCACGTTTTCCCGGGCAATCACTCCTATTTCTGCTTGCGCGAGTTCATAAAGGAAGTTGATAAAACCGAATTTGAGGTCATGTCCGTCCACAATGATCGTCATAGCTACTACCTTACCTGTAAGGCATGGGCGGAAAACCTTGATGCTGCCAAAGATGTCATTGTGGAGCGCTGGGGAGAAAGGCTCTACCGTACGTTCAGACTTTACCTATGGGGCTCCGCTCATTCTTTCTTAAACCACGGATTGGAAGCCTACAGGGTGGTGTTGGAACGACCGGCCGAGGCGAACTTGCGTCGTCAGTAG
- a CDS encoding MetQ/NlpA family ABC transporter substrate-binding protein: MMSRFNGRLSLALVALALVVVAAAGCKKKEGEAGKGAEGAASTAGKTLKVGAAVVPHADILKFVVPKLKEQGVNLEVVTFDDEVQLNPALAEKQIDANYFQHVPYLEAVVKEKKYQFQVAGSIHVEPIGLYSNKIKSIAELKTGAQIAVPNNPSNEYRALALLEKQGLIKLKPGISNFQATPKDIVENPKKIKFVEVEAAQLTRTLPDVDGAVINTNFILDAKIDPQSAVVREDAKSPYANIIVVRKGEEAREDIKKLVAALQSPELKQFLKEKYGAAIIPAF, from the coding sequence ATGATGAGCAGATTTAACGGCAGGCTGAGCCTTGCCTTGGTCGCCCTGGCCCTGGTTGTAGTGGCTGCGGCGGGTTGCAAGAAAAAGGAAGGAGAGGCCGGTAAGGGCGCCGAAGGTGCGGCGTCGACGGCAGGAAAGACCCTGAAGGTAGGGGCGGCGGTGGTTCCGCACGCGGACATCCTCAAATTCGTCGTACCGAAATTGAAGGAGCAGGGCGTGAATCTCGAAGTGGTGACCTTCGACGACGAGGTGCAGCTAAACCCGGCGCTCGCCGAGAAGCAAATCGACGCCAACTACTTCCAGCACGTCCCCTACCTGGAGGCCGTAGTGAAGGAGAAGAAGTACCAGTTCCAGGTGGCCGGCAGCATCCACGTGGAGCCGATCGGCCTTTACTCGAATAAGATCAAGAGCATCGCCGAACTGAAAACCGGCGCGCAGATCGCGGTTCCCAACAATCCCTCCAACGAGTACCGCGCCCTGGCACTCTTGGAGAAGCAGGGGCTCATCAAGCTGAAACCGGGCATCTCCAACTTCCAGGCGACGCCGAAGGACATCGTGGAGAATCCGAAGAAGATCAAGTTTGTCGAGGTAGAGGCCGCGCAGCTTACCCGGACTCTTCCTGATGTCGACGGCGCGGTGATCAACACCAACTTCATCCTCGACGCCAAGATCGACCCGCAGAGTGCCGTCGTGCGCGAGGACGCCAAGTCTCCCTACGCCAACATCATCGTGGTGCGCAAGGGAGAGGAGGCGCGCGAGGATATCAAGAAGCTGGTTGCCGCACTGCAGTCCCCCGAGCTGAAGCAATTCCTCAAAGAGAAATACGGGGCTGCGATCATCCCGGCGTTCTAG
- a CDS encoding methionine ABC transporter ATP-binding protein, which yields MITIDSLNKQYHTPRGSYHALRDVTLQVEKGDIFGIIGLSGAGKSTLIRCLSRLEEPDSGSIVIDGREITGLATHELREARKKIGMIFQHFNLLDSRTVQGNVAFPLELAGFPRKEIARRVAEILDLVGLSDKAGSYPAQLSGGQKQRVGIARALANHPEVLLSDEATSALDPQTTRAILELLADINRKLGLTIVLITHEMSVIRQICGKVAVLDRGEIVESGPVDAVFSAPSSATMRLFLEHSTLLQGSGAGI from the coding sequence GTGATTACCATCGACAGCCTGAACAAGCAGTACCATACGCCGCGAGGATCGTATCACGCGCTACGCGACGTGACCCTTCAGGTAGAAAAAGGGGACATCTTCGGCATCATCGGACTGAGCGGAGCGGGGAAGTCCACCCTGATCCGCTGCCTGAGCCGCCTCGAAGAGCCGGACAGCGGTAGTATCGTCATCGACGGAAGGGAGATCACCGGGCTGGCAACACACGAGTTGCGGGAGGCCCGCAAGAAGATCGGCATGATCTTCCAGCACTTCAATCTGCTCGATTCGAGGACGGTACAGGGCAACGTCGCCTTCCCGCTTGAGTTGGCCGGCTTCCCCCGCAAGGAGATCGCGCGGCGGGTCGCGGAGATTCTTGATCTAGTCGGGCTCTCAGACAAGGCCGGCAGCTATCCGGCGCAGTTGTCCGGCGGGCAGAAGCAGCGGGTCGGCATCGCCCGCGCCCTCGCCAACCACCCTGAAGTGCTCCTAAGCGATGAGGCCACCTCGGCGCTGGACCCGCAGACGACCAGGGCAATCCTCGAGCTGCTGGCCGACATCAATCGCAAACTTGGCCTCACCATCGTCCTCATTACCCATGAAATGAGCGTGATCCGGCAGATCTGCGGGAAGGTAGCGGTCCTGGACCGCGGCGAGATCGTCGAGTCCGGGCCCGTAGATGCGGTATTCTCCGCGCCCTCCAGCGCGACCATGAGACTTTTCCTGGAGCACAGCACGCTGCTGCAGGGATCCGGCGCCGGCATCTAG
- a CDS encoding TMEM175 family protein, with protein sequence MSKSSERNETGRLEAFSDGVFAIAITLLVLTIQVPKPSALHAGDSLGSALLALWPHYLAFVTSFATILAKWVNHHRIFTFVKRSDHTFLYLNGLTLLLITFLPFPTALAAEYLLHPEAKVASAFFSGTFFAIALAFKSLWHYASKGGRLIGTGRSADAAHVEQIRRQLSFGPTMYLAAFSISFVSATMSVLFCLCIAVFIGFKGWPQNIPP encoded by the coding sequence ATGTCGAAATCGTCTGAAAGAAATGAGACCGGACGTCTTGAGGCCTTCAGCGATGGCGTCTTCGCTATCGCGATAACGCTTCTGGTTCTGACCATACAGGTGCCCAAGCCTTCCGCCCTGCATGCCGGCGACAGCCTCGGTTCCGCTTTGTTGGCTTTGTGGCCTCACTACCTCGCCTTCGTAACGAGCTTTGCCACAATCCTTGCGAAGTGGGTCAATCATCACCGCATCTTCACCTTTGTAAAACGAAGTGATCATACTTTCTTGTACTTGAACGGTTTAACACTTCTGCTCATCACGTTTCTCCCTTTTCCTACGGCTCTGGCCGCCGAGTACCTGCTCCATCCCGAAGCAAAAGTCGCCTCGGCGTTTTTTTCTGGGACTTTCTTCGCGATAGCGCTGGCCTTCAAGAGCTTGTGGCATTATGCGTCAAAAGGCGGGAGGCTGATTGGAACAGGTCGAAGCGCCGACGCTGCGCACGTCGAGCAAATCAGGAGGCAGTTGAGCTTCGGGCCTACCATGTATCTTGCGGCTTTCTCTATTTCTTTCGTTTCGGCGACGATGAGCGTTTTGTTCTGCCTCTGCATTGCGGTCTTCATAGGTTTCAAAGGGTGGCCCCAAAATATCCCCCCCTGA
- a CDS encoding amino acid kinase family protein yields the protein MNSRHEIESHLKGETLVRKGLKHRHAGGTLRLVPELNVVKIGGHGIIDYGSQVVLPLLEEIGELSRENQIMVVTGGGVRVRHILDIGIDLGMPTGVLAELAGKISEQNAEIVTLLLSKWGGSRVKTGDLLDLPTMLHLKLLPVIHGTPPYGLYEHPPETGLIPPHRTDTGALLMAEVLGAKSCILVKNVDGLFTEDPRINPDAELIEDITVDELIKLDMEDLVLERKMLYLMRDMTNVKEIRIVNGHKRGTVGMAIRKEKVGTVIRV from the coding sequence ATGAATTCCAGACATGAAATTGAATCGCACCTGAAGGGGGAGACCCTGGTACGCAAGGGTCTGAAGCACAGGCACGCGGGAGGCACGTTGCGGCTCGTGCCCGAGTTGAACGTAGTGAAGATCGGGGGGCACGGCATCATCGACTACGGAAGCCAAGTGGTCCTGCCGCTTCTCGAGGAGATCGGCGAGCTCTCCAGGGAAAACCAGATCATGGTGGTCACCGGCGGCGGGGTGCGGGTGCGCCACATCCTCGACATCGGCATCGACCTCGGCATGCCTACCGGGGTGCTCGCGGAACTGGCCGGTAAGATCAGCGAGCAGAACGCCGAGATCGTCACCCTGCTTCTCTCCAAGTGGGGCGGCAGCCGGGTGAAGACGGGAGATCTCCTCGACCTTCCCACCATGCTCCACCTGAAGCTACTCCCGGTGATCCACGGCACGCCGCCGTATGGCCTTTACGAACACCCGCCGGAGACCGGGCTCATCCCTCCGCACCGGACCGACACCGGGGCTCTCCTCATGGCGGAGGTGTTGGGGGCCAAGAGCTGCATCCTCGTGAAGAACGTGGACGGGCTCTTCACCGAGGACCCGAGGATCAATCCCGATGCCGAACTGATCGAGGACATCACCGTGGATGAGTTGATAAAGCTCGACATGGAGGACCTGGTCCTGGAAAGAAAGATGCTTTACCTTATGCGCGACATGACCAACGTGAAGGAGATACGCATCGTGAACGGCCACAAGCGCGGCACGGTCGGGATGGCGATCAGGAAGGAGAAGGTTGGCACGGTGATCCGGGTGTAA
- the ftsH gene encoding ATP-dependent zinc metalloprotease FtsH, whose product MKQQSWRTVIYIISVFMLFNIFYSYMLRDAGQTAQISYSRFRAELTGNNLKKVSFKGTGVRGEFLRKIKIVEMVQGKEVAREVGAFTTTMPAVADPALLGELASRNVEISAVSQESSLLVTFLISMLPWVLIIGVWWYVSRKLGKQMGTGGMFGSFAKSGAKVYGTGEKVDVTFEDVAGMENSKIELKEVVDFLKNPDQFRKIGGKVPKGILLVGPPGTGKTLLARAVAGEAGVNFFTISASQFIEMFVGVGASRVRDLFTNAKKGAPSIIFIDEIDAVGRSRGTGLGGGHDEREQTLNQLLSEMDGFDRHEEVIVLAATNRPDVLDPALLRPGRFDRHVVIERPDWRDREKILKVHARKITMAEGIDFIAIAKGTPGMTGADLENLVNEAAILASREKAPAVAMVHFEQAKDKLLMGGERKMVISEKEKRLTAYHESGHALLAKLLPGTDPIHKVTIIPHGMALGVTQQLPEDDRYYYPRSYLENRICVTLGGRAAERLVFGEASTGAQNDLKVVTDLAEKMVCQWGMSEKIGPVAFTRGEEHPFLGRKLAEEKGFSEEMAWKIDQEITAIIRNSEKLADRLLSENRALLDALAAALQEEETLDGARVEEIIRSV is encoded by the coding sequence ATGAAACAGCAATCCTGGCGCACGGTTATCTACATAATTTCGGTTTTCATGCTGTTTAACATCTTTTACAGCTACATGCTGCGTGATGCCGGACAGACAGCCCAGATCAGCTACAGCCGCTTTCGTGCCGAACTGACCGGCAATAACCTCAAGAAGGTCAGCTTCAAGGGGACCGGCGTTCGCGGGGAATTCCTGCGCAAGATCAAGATTGTTGAAATGGTGCAAGGTAAAGAGGTCGCTCGGGAGGTGGGCGCTTTTACCACTACGATGCCTGCTGTAGCTGATCCGGCGCTGCTTGGCGAGCTCGCCTCACGCAACGTTGAAATCAGTGCCGTTTCTCAGGAGTCATCGTTGCTCGTTACATTTCTCATTTCCATGCTGCCCTGGGTGCTCATCATCGGGGTCTGGTGGTACGTCTCCCGCAAACTCGGCAAGCAAATGGGGACAGGAGGCATGTTCGGCAGCTTCGCCAAATCAGGTGCCAAGGTGTACGGCACCGGGGAGAAGGTCGATGTCACGTTTGAGGACGTCGCCGGCATGGAAAACAGCAAGATCGAGTTAAAGGAGGTCGTCGATTTCCTGAAAAATCCTGATCAGTTCCGCAAAATTGGTGGAAAGGTGCCCAAAGGGATCCTCCTGGTCGGCCCCCCCGGTACCGGCAAGACCTTGCTGGCGCGGGCGGTGGCAGGCGAGGCGGGGGTCAACTTCTTCACGATCTCGGCCTCCCAGTTTATCGAGATGTTTGTCGGAGTCGGAGCCAGCCGGGTCAGGGACCTGTTCACCAATGCCAAGAAAGGTGCTCCAAGCATCATCTTCATCGACGAGATCGATGCGGTGGGTCGCAGCCGCGGCACGGGCCTTGGCGGTGGGCACGACGAACGGGAGCAGACACTGAACCAGCTCCTCTCCGAAATGGACGGCTTTGACCGGCACGAAGAGGTGATCGTGCTGGCGGCGACGAACCGCCCGGACGTGCTTGATCCCGCGCTGTTGCGGCCTGGTCGCTTCGACCGGCATGTGGTGATCGAGCGGCCGGACTGGCGTGACCGGGAGAAGATCCTCAAGGTTCATGCGCGCAAAATCACCATGGCAGAGGGGATCGATTTCATAGCCATCGCCAAGGGTACCCCCGGCATGACCGGAGCCGATCTGGAAAACCTGGTGAATGAAGCGGCCATTCTGGCTTCGCGGGAGAAGGCCCCGGCGGTTGCCATGGTCCATTTCGAGCAGGCGAAGGACAAGCTCCTCATGGGGGGGGAACGGAAAATGGTCATTTCCGAGAAAGAGAAGCGACTCACCGCTTACCATGAGTCGGGGCATGCCCTGCTTGCCAAACTGCTGCCGGGCACCGATCCCATTCACAAGGTCACCATAATCCCCCACGGCATGGCGTTGGGCGTCACCCAGCAACTTCCGGAGGATGACCGGTACTATTACCCGCGCAGCTATCTGGAAAACCGCATCTGTGTGACCTTGGGGGGGAGGGCTGCCGAGCGTCTGGTCTTTGGCGAAGCCTCGACCGGCGCCCAAAACGACCTGAAGGTGGTCACCGACCTCGCCGAAAAGATGGTCTGCCAGTGGGGCATGAGTGAAAAGATCGGGCCGGTGGCTTTCACCCGCGGGGAAGAACACCCCTTTCTGGGACGCAAACTCGCCGAAGAGAAGGGCTTCTCTGAAGAGATGGCCTGGAAGATCGACCAGGAGATCACCGCCATCATCCGCAACAGTGAAAAACTTGCCGACCGGCTTTTGTCTGAGAACAGGGCTCTACTTGACGCTCTGGCGGCGGCATTGCAGGAAGAGGAAACGCTCGATGGCGCACGGGTCGAGGAGATTATCAGGTCGGTTTGA
- the mgtA gene encoding magnesium-translocating P-type ATPase — MPAPTVKAVPSFWQLSIPVLLESLGSSPDGLDRAEASLRLARFGPNLIHGEPKKALFLQFISKFKNPLVIILLTASALSAFTGDATSFIIIGIIVLVSVTLDFVQEYRAGQAADRLRQSVTVRGQVLRDGGVLDIAFAEMVPGDVVLLAAGDLVPGDGRLLEAKDFFVNQALLSGEAFPVEKSPAELPDEPEVLAAVNSVLMGTSVVSGTAKVLICSTGQETELGGIADTLLAKAPPTAFEEGTHRFGILIMRMTVLLVLFVLLVNAYFHRPWLESFLFAVALAVGLTPELLPMVVSVTLSRGALRMAANKVIVKRLGSIHNLGSMDVFCTDKTGTLTEARIHLERHLDPSGKESQRVLELAYYNSYFETGLKSTLDDAILEHGEIVVSGWKKIDEVQFDFERRRISVLLDNGANRLLVVKGAPEDILRLSVRYETDGGTQSHPLDTAARSGIDAQFEALSREGFRVLGIASRQVGPDHPHAVVGDESELVFAGFAAFLDPPKVSAKAALAGLAADRVSVKIITGDNELVTQNIFSQLGLPVTGVLTGAEMQRLDDPALSARAEQVNLFCRVSPAQKNRIILALKRRGHVVGYLGDGINDAPSLHSADVGISVESAVDVAKAAADMILLEQDLGVLHAGVLEGRRTFGNIMKYIMMGTSSNFGNMFSMAGASLFLPFLPMLPVQILLNNLLYDVSELPIPLDRVDDDDLSHPRHWDMNFIRNFMLAVGPVSSIFDFLTFYVMLEVFHAGEALFHTGWFVESMATQVLVIFIIRTRKNPFLSRPNPWLVFFALMTVTVAVMLPFTPMGVHLGFVAPPAFFFLILTSILLAYLLSVEVVKRLFFRHMGRNLKSPAV; from the coding sequence ATGCCTGCACCTACGGTCAAAGCGGTTCCCTCCTTCTGGCAACTATCGATCCCGGTGCTTTTAGAGTCGCTGGGTTCGAGCCCTGACGGACTAGACCGCGCCGAGGCGTCCTTACGCCTGGCCCGGTTCGGCCCCAACCTCATCCATGGTGAGCCCAAAAAGGCGTTGTTCCTGCAATTCATCTCCAAGTTCAAGAACCCCCTGGTCATAATCCTCCTTACCGCCAGCGCCCTCTCCGCCTTCACCGGCGACGCAACAAGCTTCATCATCATAGGCATCATCGTCCTTGTCAGCGTCACGCTCGACTTCGTCCAGGAGTACCGGGCCGGGCAGGCGGCCGATCGGTTGCGCCAGTCGGTGACGGTGCGCGGACAGGTGCTGCGCGACGGTGGGGTGCTTGATATCGCATTTGCCGAGATGGTGCCGGGTGATGTGGTGCTGCTTGCCGCCGGGGATCTGGTGCCGGGTGACGGGCGGTTGCTGGAGGCAAAGGACTTTTTCGTAAACCAGGCGCTTTTGTCCGGGGAAGCATTTCCAGTGGAAAAATCCCCGGCCGAGTTGCCGGATGAGCCCGAAGTGCTCGCCGCAGTAAACAGCGTGCTTATGGGGACGTCGGTTGTAAGCGGCACCGCCAAGGTGCTGATTTGCAGCACCGGACAGGAGACGGAGCTCGGCGGGATCGCCGATACCCTGCTGGCAAAGGCGCCACCCACCGCCTTCGAGGAGGGAACCCACCGGTTCGGGATCCTCATCATGCGCATGACGGTACTTCTTGTACTGTTCGTGCTGCTGGTGAACGCCTACTTCCACCGCCCCTGGCTTGAATCGTTCCTGTTTGCCGTGGCTCTCGCGGTGGGGCTCACCCCCGAACTGCTGCCCATGGTCGTATCGGTGACCCTGTCGCGTGGTGCGCTGCGTATGGCGGCCAACAAGGTGATAGTGAAAAGGCTCGGCTCGATCCACAACTTAGGGAGCATGGATGTCTTTTGCACCGACAAGACCGGCACTTTGACGGAGGCCCGAATCCACCTGGAACGCCATCTGGATCCATCTGGAAAAGAAAGCCAGCGGGTTTTGGAGTTGGCCTACTACAACAGTTATTTCGAGACCGGGCTTAAGAGCACGTTGGATGACGCCATCCTGGAGCATGGCGAGATCGTGGTCAGCGGCTGGAAGAAGATCGATGAGGTGCAGTTCGACTTCGAGCGTCGCCGGATTTCGGTGCTCCTTGACAACGGCGCGAACAGGCTGCTCGTCGTAAAGGGGGCCCCGGAGGATATCCTGCGGCTTTCGGTGCGATATGAGACGGATGGAGGGACGCAGTCGCATCCCCTCGATACGGCGGCACGCTCCGGCATCGACGCGCAGTTCGAGGCGCTGAGCCGGGAGGGGTTCCGGGTTTTGGGGATCGCTTCGCGGCAGGTTGGTCCGGACCATCCTCATGCGGTGGTAGGCGATGAATCGGAACTGGTTTTTGCGGGGTTCGCAGCTTTTCTCGACCCGCCCAAAGTCAGCGCGAAAGCTGCCCTGGCGGGACTTGCGGCAGATCGCGTCTCGGTCAAGATCATAACAGGCGACAACGAACTGGTGACCCAGAACATCTTCTCCCAACTCGGGCTGCCCGTAACCGGCGTGCTTACCGGGGCGGAAATGCAGCGGCTGGACGATCCGGCACTCTCCGCTCGGGCGGAGCAGGTGAACCTCTTCTGCCGCGTGTCACCGGCTCAGAAAAACCGCATCATCCTCGCCCTGAAGAGGCGCGGGCATGTGGTGGGTTATCTGGGGGACGGCATCAACGACGCCCCGTCGCTTCATTCCGCCGACGTCGGTATTTCGGTGGAAAGCGCCGTGGACGTGGCGAAAGCGGCCGCCGACATGATCCTTTTGGAGCAGGACCTGGGGGTCCTCCACGCCGGCGTCCTGGAAGGGCGCCGCACCTTCGGCAACATCATGAAATACATCATGATGGGCACCAGTTCCAATTTCGGCAACATGTTCAGCATGGCCGGGGCTTCGCTTTTTCTCCCCTTCCTCCCGATGCTGCCGGTGCAGATCCTGCTCAACAACCTCCTCTACGACGTATCGGAGCTTCCGATTCCACTGGACCGGGTGGATGACGACGACCTGAGCCATCCGCGCCATTGGGACATGAACTTCATCCGCAACTTCATGTTGGCCGTCGGACCGGTCAGCTCGATCTTCGACTTCCTAACCTTTTACGTGATGCTCGAAGTTTTCCATGCCGGGGAAGCGCTCTTCCATACAGGCTGGTTCGTGGAGTCCATGGCCACTCAGGTGTTGGTTATCTTCATTATCCGCACCCGCAAAAACCCTTTCCTGAGCCGGCCCAATCCATGGCTCGTGTTTTTCGCGCTGATGACGGTGACGGTGGCCGTGATGTTGCCGTTCACCCCCATGGGGGTTCACCTTGGCTTTGTGGCGCCGCCGGCGTTCTTTTTTCTCATCCTGACCTCCATATTGCTCGCCTATCTTCTGTCTGTGGAAGTAGTGAAGAGGCTGTTTTTCCGCCACATGGGCAGGAACTTGAAAAGCCCCGCCGTGTGA
- the rsgA gene encoding ribosome small subunit-dependent GTPase A: MESNPMGPAGWLETHDGSPLPDGWSFARVTAVDRGSYMIRSQAGEATAELTGKLSYQVESTVDLPCVGDWVVVQYYDDGASAVIHEVLPRKTFLRRKAPGTRADFQMIAANIDIAFIVQSCRFDFNPRRLDRYLVMAADGGVESVILLTKADLVPQDELEQKLQAVSAETGTRVFPLSNITGTGLDELRQMLTPGKTYCLLGSSGVGKTTLINNLMGREAFDTKTVSGTGEGRHTTTRRQLILLDGGAMLIDTPGMRELGLLGADDGVAGGFADVESLSGACRFADCTHEREPGCAVRAAVERGDLSEERYASYFKLKKESDFYGMSYEEKRKKDKAFGRFIKSVKEQLKD; this comes from the coding sequence ATGGAAAGCAACCCTATGGGACCAGCAGGATGGCTGGAAACTCACGACGGAAGTCCTCTTCCCGACGGATGGAGCTTCGCCAGGGTCACGGCCGTGGACCGCGGTTCCTACATGATCAGAAGCCAGGCGGGGGAAGCGACTGCGGAGCTGACCGGCAAGCTTTCCTACCAAGTCGAGAGCACCGTCGACCTGCCGTGCGTGGGGGACTGGGTGGTCGTGCAGTACTATGACGACGGTGCCTCGGCGGTGATCCACGAGGTCCTTCCGCGCAAGACTTTCCTGCGGCGCAAGGCGCCCGGCACCCGTGCCGACTTCCAGATGATCGCAGCCAACATAGACATTGCCTTCATCGTCCAGTCCTGCCGGTTCGATTTCAACCCGCGTCGGCTGGACCGGTACCTGGTCATGGCCGCAGACGGCGGCGTCGAATCGGTTATCCTGCTTACGAAGGCTGACTTGGTCCCCCAGGACGAGTTGGAGCAAAAACTCCAGGCGGTTTCAGCCGAAACCGGGACACGGGTGTTCCCCCTCAGTAACATCACCGGCACCGGCCTGGACGAACTGCGGCAGATGCTCACTCCCGGCAAAACCTATTGCCTGCTCGGTTCATCCGGTGTCGGGAAGACTACGCTCATCAACAACCTCATGGGGCGGGAGGCCTTCGACACGAAAACGGTCAGCGGTACGGGGGAGGGAAGGCACACCACCACGCGACGGCAGCTAATCCTTCTGGACGGAGGAGCCATGCTCATCGACACGCCCGGCATGCGCGAACTGGGGCTTCTAGGTGCCGACGACGGGGTGGCCGGAGGTTTCGCCGACGTCGAATCCCTCTCTGGAGCTTGCCGTTTCGCGGATTGCACCCATGAGCGCGAACCGGGCTGTGCCGTCCGCGCTGCCGTCGAGCGCGGTGACCTGAGTGAAGAGCGCTATGCAAGTTACTTCAAGCTCAAGAAGGAATCTGACTTCTACGGCATGTCGTACGAAGAGAAGAGAAAAAAGGACAAAGCCTTCGGCCGGTTCATCAAATCGGTGAAGGAGCAGTTGAAAGACTGA
- a CDS encoding methionine ABC transporter permease, which translates to MNEDLIPMLLTGFGETLYMVVLSTVAAVVLGLPLGVLVVITSTGHVMESPRLNRILGTVINITRSFPFIIMIVLLLPLSRFLVGTTLGATAAAVPLSIAAAPFLARIIENSLKEVDRGKVEAALAMGATPLQIVRKVLIPEALSSLVLGLTLAVITITGFTATAGAIGAGGLGSLAIRYGYMRYREDVMFATVLILVIFVQGVQWSGDRLARRINRNQHRLG; encoded by the coding sequence ATGAATGAAGACCTGATTCCGATGCTACTGACCGGTTTCGGAGAAACCCTTTACATGGTGGTGTTGTCCACCGTCGCGGCCGTCGTGCTGGGACTCCCTCTCGGGGTGCTGGTTGTCATCACCTCGACCGGCCACGTCATGGAGTCACCGCGACTGAACCGCATCCTCGGCACCGTGATCAACATCACCCGGTCCTTCCCCTTCATAATCATGATCGTGCTGCTGCTGCCTTTGTCCCGCTTTCTGGTGGGGACCACGCTGGGGGCTACGGCCGCTGCCGTTCCGCTCTCCATCGCCGCAGCCCCTTTTCTCGCCCGCATCATCGAGAACAGCCTGAAGGAGGTTGATCGCGGCAAGGTGGAAGCGGCCCTCGCCATGGGGGCCACGCCGCTGCAGATCGTGCGAAAGGTACTGATTCCCGAGGCGCTCTCCTCGCTTGTGCTTGGTCTGACCCTCGCGGTGATCACCATAACCGGGTTCACGGCGACCGCAGGAGCGATCGGGGCCGGCGGGCTCGGCAGCCTCGCCATCCGTTACGGCTATATGCGCTATCGGGAAGACGTCATGTTTGCGACCGTTCTCATTCTGGTCATCTTTGTCCAGGGGGTGCAGTGGAGCGGCGATCGACTGGCGCGACGGATCAATAGAAACCAACACCGGCTCGGCTAA